A stretch of DNA from Methanogenium sp. S4BF:
CTTCAAGGCTGCCCCTCCGCCAGAAATGCCGGCTGGTGACTTTATCTATAAATCACAAGATTACCGGGCAGCACCGAACGACACGTTATCCATTATGTATCCCCTCTTAAATACAGACGGGACACCATACACCGATGATGTGGTATTGACAATTCGGAACAATTCGCCGGTGCCGATCGTCTATACTGAGACAATTACCCCGGTTGGCGGAGTTGTGGCAACGGAACTGAACCTGAGCGCGATTATTGAGGACGTCGGAGATTATTGGTATTATTCAATTTATCTGAATGATGTACGGGTAGGCTCTCTCAATTCCGAGGAGGATGACCGTTATGAAGTATCGATTTCTCCGGAATATTCAATCTGCAGTCCCGGCTCTTCGATTGATATCAGTGCAGTCATCTCTTCCGGACATTACGGAAAATCTACCAGCACTACTGCTACTGCGACAGTGGTAGCATTTAGTGAGACCCAGATAAACTCCCTTACTGCAGAAGCACGCAATTCGCTCCTTGGAGGGGAGCTTACATCCCTTGCTGACCTCGAAGCAGAGATTCAGGGGATGGATGTCACTGGATATTCTGAAAATTTCGACATGAACAGTGGTATCGGTGTCTACAGCCTGACCATGCCTGAGGGTGCGTACCTCGCACTGGTCTATGTTACAACGCCGTTTTCAGATGGTGAGTATAATGAAGGAAGTGCAGCCCTGGTCTATGGTGAATTAACACCGTGGATACAGCACAGGACCACTGAGAGTTCTTTCGACCTTCCTTTCGATGGAACCTATCTGTCTAAAACATCATCAGAATGGTCTGCAACATGGGATCAGGAGGGGTATAAGAGTATACCGGCAGATGAGGCAACACTCGGATTTACGGTGTATAATTATACTCTTGATGAGAGTTCTGAATACCACGCCGGTGAACCTGTAGCAGGCCATATCGTCTATCTCTACACCAGAGACGGCGTTTTGAGCAACACAACAGATGCAGAAGGCACGTGCAGTTTTACTGTCACACCTGGTGAGGTTGGAGCTGCAGGATATGAATATCTTGCAGTGACCGGTGGTGTGGATGTGTGGGGTTGGATCTATTCTGGAGCTAATCCGTTGAACAACCCGTATTCAGGCTCAAGAATTGCAGCAGATCTGCTAACCGCTGAACCAATGGCCCCGGCGTATCATTCCTACTTAAAACCGGATGGTGTAAGCCGCACTGTTTCGGTTGCAGCAGACAATGATACACGTACGATAACCATCACAAGCACCGGGCCGAATGATGAATCAATCCTTGAAAAAGGTCTGTTCACCTTTGATCAGCTTGGAGCATATTTCTCATCTTCCGGCACATTCGATGCTTCAACCATGGAGTTTGACGGAACATACAGCAAATCGGTAGATGTACCTGAAGCAGGATACTACTCAGCAGAATTTGGTCTCTTAAATCCTGTTGAGGGAAGCATGCACTACACAGGCACGATGTTCACAGACACGTCATACAATCTGACATATCCAATAATGGATGACGTGCTTGTCGGTGCATCTGTTCCGGTAACCTTCACCCTCACGGATCACAATGGCATGCCTGTCTCAGGTGCAAAGGTGCTCTTCAGGCTGGGTGCTGCAGCAGGATACGATCTGTATTCATTTGGCATATATGGAGACCCGCGAAATGAGAATGTCTGGACCTATCTGGGTGAATATCCTGACCCCTACAGCCAGACATATACCGGGTACACAGATGCCAGTGGGCAGCTGATTCTGACATTCGTTGCACCAACAGCTGCTGAGCAGGCATACCGCGAAGAACTCGGCAGTTCCAGCTCAGTGAATTATCAGGTTATCTGTATCCATGACGATATGCTCGTTTCCTCAGGGTATGGTTATTTCATGCCGGTTGCAGGAGAACTGCCGGACTTTGTGCCGATTGTGGATGCACCGCATGTTGTCAAGATCAACCGTGATGACACAGTCCGCGTCAATGACCTTGGCCTCTATGTTACCAACGTCGGTACGAGTGATTTTGTATATAGCGGAACAGCTGTGAAAGTTGTGGCAGAGGTTGCCACTTTCACCAAAAACACTACGTTTAACTACAACATTCTGAAAGGGGAAACTGCAGAGGTGCTCTACATGAACGTCGAGCAGTCTGCTCAGGATTATGGAATAGATCCCGAAACAACCAGCCTCCCGCAGGATAAATCGGTGAAAGTAACTGTCAATCCGGAACCCCGGGTGGTTGAAGAACTCCGCTATGACAACAATGTGTATAACCATAATCTGAGAGTCACTGCTCCGGATCTGGTGACGGAGATCATCGCACCTGGAGCAACGACTCAGTTTGCCGTAACACCAATCGGTGTGAAGGTCACCAATGCAGGGCAGGTCTCCAGTGTGGCAACTACTCTTAGCTATGAAATCACGGGCACTGCGATTGAAAACGGAATTTCCATAATCGCTCTTGGCCCTGGTGAATCCACCACTGTCTGGAGAAATAAAACCCTTTCAGCAGGGACGTATGACATTTCCGCCACAGTAAATCCCGGTCATGTAACCGACTATGAGACGTCATACACAAACAACATCGGCACCAAAAATCTCATTTCCTATACCGAGGCAGCGGCATCAATTGTGCTGCCACAGAATGACGTGTTTGTTCCGGGTACAGGTATTGAGATCCCAATTATTGTGGAGGGTGTCACTGACCTTGCCGCATATCAGATGAACTTCAGCTATGACGCTTCAATGATCACTGTCACAGATGTTGTATCAGGAGACATTGCACTGACAGGGAAAAACCTGCTGCATGCGCAGGAGGGGTATGTGATCTTTAATGGTGCACAGACAAGCAGTGAAAGCGGTAGTGTGACAGTTGCCACACTTGTGATTGACATTATTGGAAGCACTGGCGATGAGACGCCTCTGGACCTCTCTGCAGGGCTGTGGGACATAAATGGTTTCACCATTCCTGTCGCGGTTACCGATGGCAGTGCCACGCTTCTGCTCTATGGAGATGCGAACGAAGACGGCGTTGTGAGTCAGGCAGACACCCTGAAAGTGCTTAAATGGGTAGTTGGTCTTGACGCTAATAAACCAACGACGGGTACGCGCCTCCTCCAGACCGATGTCACGAAGAACAGCCATGTGGATGTGGGTGATGCAATGTTTATCGCCCAGTATAATGCGGAATTGAGGGATGATTACTTCAATATCCGCTGATTTTTAGGAGTGGTTCTGATGAAAAACATGAAATTATGTGTCGCTGCCCTCCTCTGCTTTGCAGTACTGTGTAGTGCCGTTTCGGCGGCAACTCTCTTTATTGATCCTTCAGCAACAGAGTTGAATAAAGGAGACAGTGTACAACTTGCAGTGGTGGCAGATGATGTGGTACGGCTTGGAAGCTATGATATTGACATTACCTGGAATCCGGTGTTGGTATCGTTATCAGAGGTAACGGCAGGTCCGTCAATTGATTCGTTAGAGAAGAATATTCAGAGCGGCCGTGTGCGTATTGCAGGCCTGAACTCGACTCTTGAAGGATTATCCGGGAGTGGAATTGATTTATGTTATCTCTCCTTCATCGGAGTGGGTGACAACGGTGAATCCTCACCTGTTGCGATAACGGTAAATAACTACGGATTTTTAAACTCAACCTCTGGAGAGGATATTCCGGTTGATGCGATCATAAACGGGAGTATCACGACAATCGTTTCAAGTGTCGTCGATGCACGTATTGGTATTCCGAACCGTCAGGTTCCTGTTAACGAAGAGACACTGATACGGGCCAGCGTTGCAAACCAGCGGACTGTTGCGACATCCCCTCTTACTATCAATGTTACCATTGTAAAAGACGCAATCATTGTCCAAAATCAAACTTATGATGATGTTGTCATTCTTCCCGGAGGAACCTTTTCGCGGGAGATAGCCTGGACACCAGCAACAGGTGGCGCGTATCTGGTAAACCTTACCGTAACCTCCGATGATGCGGTCAGGGGCAGCCCTACCGATCAAAAGACTATCACTTCAATTGACTATCAGTTAAGTTACCCGGATGGACAGGCGTACGGTGTGGACCGTGCGCAGGTTGACAACTGGTTCTACCATTATGTACGGGTGAGCGCTAATAAGGCCGGTGCGGTAAATCTCAGCATCGATGTACCAGACTCATTTGAAATCTGGGGCGGCAGTGAACAGACTGCATATCTTTACAACTACAACTGGAATTATCTCTATATCTGGATGAGATCAACTGAACCGGGCACGTTCAACGGCAATCTCTTCAACTATACCGTATCTGCGAATGGAAAGAGCGCTTCTGTTCAGGGGAAAGATGTCACAATCTATGTCCCTTCCATTCAGGTGAAATCCATCAACTCATCAAGGATTACGTCAGCAACTACACCGGTGACGATGGAGTTTAACACCGTCCATACAAACAACACCAACCGCAATGTCACAAAGATTGTGGCACAGTCAGGTGCACAGGGACGAACCCTTTCCGGGCTTGGCTATCTGGTCGGGTATCCCTATGGCTGTGTGGAGCAGACCACATCCAGGATGCTTGCTTCCCTCAATGTAAAGAACTACTATCTCGGTCGTGCAGACCCGCCGACGAACTTTGCGTCAATTCGTGATCAGGCAAACAATTCTGTCAGCACTGGAATCGATAAGCTTGTGAATGGCGGAGAACGTGGTCAGAATAGTGACGGTGGGTGGAGCCTCTGGGGCGGAGACCCGTCAGAATCATCATCCAGTTCGTATGCCAGCTACACGCTTGCAAAGATCAACAAGACCGATGAGGACCTAAACCGCCTGCTTGTTGATAAGATATCTACCGGGGACACAGTTACATACGGAACTGCGAACTTTGAAAAGCTGATTGAGTGGTTCCACGAAAATCCGGACGACCCGTCATCCGGTGCCTGGTACTGGAGTGCGCCTGTCTGTCACTCATGGACAAAGGAGTCCAACACCGCATTTGTCATGCTCATTCACGACATGATCAACCAGAGCGGGGATGTTCAGCAGCCATACCGTGGCTACATGGAAGAGAACATGCAGAATGCGACCAGGTACCTCATCGACAATCAGAAGTTGAACGGTGCATTCTCAGATGGTGATGATGCTGCGATGGCAACAGCGCTTGGTCTGTGGGGTCTGGAATCCTTCGGTCTCCCATCAGATACAGTAACAGAAGCTGACATAACTGATGCAAAAGAGAGAGCTGTAGGCTACCTCAATAATAGTCAGAATGCTGATGGTTCCTGGCCGGCAGGTACCTACTATGGATGGTATGACAATGGCCGTATCACTGAAAGCACCGCATATGCAATTCTTGCCCTGAACGCAACAGGCGTTCCGAATGATGATGCAAGAATCAGCAGTGGTGTCGGGTGGCTTGTTGACACCTATGAGAACAGCGGAAGCTGGGGGTACACCTGGGCCAGCCAGGCAGCAATTGATGCACTGATTGTATGCCAGGGAAGCGAGATATCAACCGGAACCGTTGATGTATATGTTGACGGGGTACTGGTTCACACATTCACCATGAATGCGGCCAATCCACGTGAAGAATATACTCTCACCTCTGCCCAGATGGCAGCGATGATGGCAGGCGGTACTGAGACCAGAGATATATTTGGCGACGGGTTTAGCATCGTGAAATCACACGAAATTGAAAGCCAGCTTACCGCAGGAGACGGGCCTATTGCTCTCTCTGTCGAGAACAGCCAGTGGTCCCCTCTCAATGAAATTGA
This window harbors:
- a CDS encoding S8 family serine peptidase, whose amino-acid sequence is MSASAAQFDGDGTGEYVIVDPPQDAGGERIPVFLIMSDQPTGTTSVQMMKAVAASQQEMAMGALARMDPLAAQTAQSYWIVNAIRVEAYPADLEKLALLPGVDHIEHDFTVTATDPVIETMNEVSPDSIVYSTEEGGIVWSADFIEAPSVWDTGNLGAGVNISIIDTGIDGSHPAFGNRIVAWADFVNGNNETPYDDNGHGTHCAGTSAGGVVETTYGGNIIDVVLGVAPGANLMGAKVLNAAGSGQFSDILDGVEWSVENGADIISMSLGAFYGPWSEYFSSETIVGMLEANSSVEVTVEAAPSFETNFEPQFIVGAVYGGNAGSYVIDEIINGGNVTFTVTDGDGYTATGSAIDWLGFDTPSNIYYFKAPYTDNSGAWTGNWKATLTNAGSESISVDSIRIAVCYQSNGRDLVSETLNNVMNLDTTVVVSAGNDGEFGHGTIGMPGTAEDVITVGATDYMMDYLATFSGMGPVDSANPYIKPDVVAPGVGIISSYKDGRYAILDGTSMSAPAVAGTAALMLAGNSSLSSTDIKDALMDSAVHIDENGAVHDTMVKNSVYGAGRVNAFEAVNVTGGLGNTPIGDGVIYELFGGSVSEEFTVYGNLLPVIAVAWNVTGGVPMAGEDVEFSVGRNAYAPPYDFVNQTVVTDASGNALTSMDLSTYADNTGLMLRITWNEHKIEQAFFKAAPPPEMPAGDFIYKSQDYRAAPNDTLSIMYPLLNTDGTPYTDDVVLTIRNNSPVPIVYTETITPVGGVVATELNLSAIIEDVGDYWYYSIYLNDVRVGSLNSEEDDRYEVSISPEYSICSPGSSIDISAVISSGHYGKSTSTTATATVVAFSETQINSLTAEARNSLLGGELTSLADLEAEIQGMDVTGYSENFDMNSGIGVYSLTMPEGAYLALVYVTTPFSDGEYNEGSAALVYGELTPWIQHRTTESSFDLPFDGTYLSKTSSEWSATWDQEGYKSIPADEATLGFTVYNYTLDESSEYHAGEPVAGHIVYLYTRDGVLSNTTDAEGTCSFTVTPGEVGAAGYEYLAVTGGVDVWGWIYSGANPLNNPYSGSRIAADLLTAEPMAPAYHSYLKPDGVSRTVSVAADNDTRTITITSTGPNDESILEKGLFTFDQLGAYFSSSGTFDASTMEFDGTYSKSVDVPEAGYYSAEFGLLNPVEGSMHYTGTMFTDTSYNLTYPIMDDVLVGASVPVTFTLTDHNGMPVSGAKVLFRLGAAAGYDLYSFGIYGDPRNENVWTYLGEYPDPYSQTYTGYTDASGQLILTFVAPTAAEQAYREELGSSSSVNYQVICIHDDMLVSSGYGYFMPVAGELPDFVPIVDAPHVVKINRDDTVRVNDLGLYVTNVGTSDFVYSGTAVKVVAEVATFTKNTTFNYNILKGETAEVLYMNVEQSAQDYGIDPETTSLPQDKSVKVTVNPEPRVVEELRYDNNVYNHNLRVTAPDLVTEIIAPGATTQFAVTPIGVKVTNAGQVSSVATTLSYEITGTAIENGISIIALGPGESTTVWRNKTLSAGTYDISATVNPGHVTDYETSYTNNIGTKNLISYTEAAASIVLPQNDVFVPGTGIEIPIIVEGVTDLAAYQMNFSYDASMITVTDVVSGDIALTGKNLLHAQEGYVIFNGAQTSSESGSVTVATLVIDIIGSTGDETPLDLSAGLWDINGFTIPVAVTDGSATLLLYGDANEDGVVSQADTLKVLKWVVGLDANKPTTGTRLLQTDVTKNSHVDVGDAMFIAQYNAELRDDYFNIR